The DNA sequence CAATCTGAAATTTGAGATAAGCGTAAGAGCTTTTTTCTCCAAAGAGAAGGTACATCCGATGGATCTTCTCTTTTTTAATATCAGTTAAAGCTGCAATAGATTTCTGTTCAATCACGGATATATTTTACCAAGCAATCTTGGGAAAGGTATTGTTTCACGCACGTGTGGAAGTTTAGCAATCCAGGCAACAGTTCTCTCAATACCTATGCCAAATCCTCCATGCGGCACAGATCCATATTTTCGCAGATCGAGATACCACCTATAATCTTCATCTGAAAGGTTATCTTCTCGAATTTTTTCAAACATTAAGTCATAATTATCTATTCTCTGGCTACCACCAATAATTTCGCCATATCCCTCAGGGGCTAATAAATCAGCAGCAAGAACAGTATTTGGCTCCTCGGGATCGGGCTTCATATAAAAAGCCTTTGCGCCAGCAGGAAAATGATGCACAAATACAGGTTTATTAAATGTGTCTGCAAGTATTGTTTCTTCTTCTCCACCAAAGTCATCACCCCACTCAACTATCTTCCCATGCTTTTTCAAAATTTCAAGTGCCTCTTTATAATATATTTTTGGAAAGGGTGGCTCGATCTTCTCCAGTAAGGAAGTGTCTCTCTCTATAATATCGAGTTCATTTTTTCTATTTTTAAGCACATCTCTTATCACATATGCAATCATGTCTTCTTGAAGCCTCATATTCTCTTCAAATGTGATATAAGCAATCTCAGGCTCAAGCATCCAGAATTCCGTAAGATGTCTCCTAGTTTTAGATTTTTCGGCACGGAAAGTAGGCCCAAAGCAATACACCTTCCCTAGTGCCATCGCTGCTGCCTCCATATAAAGCTGGCCACTCTGCGAGAGAAAAGCTGGCTTACCAAAATAATCTGTTTGAAATAGCGTAGTAGAACCTTCACAAGCATTTGGCGTAAGAATAGGAGCATCCACAAGTGTAAAGTCTCTATTATCAAAAAAATCTCGAAACGCTTTTTCAATTTGGTGCCTGATCCTCAAAATTGCCCATTGTCTCTTTGACCTGAGCCACAGGTGTCGATGTTCCATTAAAAACCCTACACCGTGTTCTTTCGGTGTTATAGAATAATCTCTGGTAAGTTGTATTATTTCAATTTCTTTTAATGTCACCTCGCAGCCATTAGGAGATCTTTGATCTTCTCGAATCGTTCCTCTTGCAATGACAGAAGTTTCTTGAGTAAGTGCTTTTGCCATGGTAAATGTTTCGTCCTCAACTTCATTTTTTACCATCACACATTGTATAAACCCTGTTCCATCCCTCAATAAAATAAATAAAATTTTGCCGCTTGACCGCAAATTATACACCCAACCCTTGATGGTTACTTCTTTCCCTATGTAATCTTTAGCTTCATT is a window from the Caldisericota bacterium genome containing:
- the asnS gene encoding asparagine--tRNA ligase, with product MYINEAKDYIGKEVTIKGWVYNLRSSGKILFILLRDGTGFIQCVMVKNEVEDETFTMAKALTQETSVIARGTIREDQRSPNGCEVTLKEIEIIQLTRDYSITPKEHGVGFLMEHRHLWLRSKRQWAILRIRHQIEKAFRDFFDNRDFTLVDAPILTPNACEGSTTLFQTDYFGKPAFLSQSGQLYMEAAAMALGKVYCFGPTFRAEKSKTRRHLTEFWMLEPEIAYITFEENMRLQEDMIAYVIRDVLKNRKNELDIIERDTSLLEKIEPPFPKIYYKEALEILKKHGKIVEWGDDFGGEEETILADTFNKPVFVHHFPAGAKAFYMKPDPEEPNTVLAADLLAPEGYGEIIGGSQRIDNYDLMFEKIREDNLSDEDYRWYLDLRKYGSVPHGGFGIGIERTVAWIAKLPHVRETIPFPRLLGKIYP